The following nucleotide sequence is from Deltaproteobacteria bacterium.
TGATCATAGCTCAACGCGGACGCAAAACGGCTATGTACCGTTCAATCAAGCGATTTTGAAAACCTTCGGCATCGACGGCGACATTCGCACGGTGAGGCCCGACGGCAATACGGATCCAATGATCGTTGAGGAAATCTTCGCGCGGCGCGACATTCACATGGCTTTTACCGATGAACATTGGCAGCGCTTCGGAGGCCATTTGAAAGATGCCTATACGGCGGCTTTAAGCGCGGGAACAATCAGCGTGCGCGCCTTGCCGGGAGTGGGAAACCTACTCGCTCTGCTTGCCCAATCGGCTTCTTTTAGCCAAGGTGTCGTGACTGGCAATCTCCAGACTGGGGCGGCCATCAAATTGCGGGCGGCGGGACTCGATGGCTATTTCAGCTTTGGCGCCTATGCGAGCGATTCAGCATATCGTCCGGACTTGCCAAGGATCGCACGCGAGCGCTGGCAGGCATTCGCCACGCGCTCGATCGACCCCAGCCAGTGCGTCATCGTCGGCGATACAATAAAGGATTTAGCCGCGGCGCGAGCCAATGGCATGAAGTGCTTGTTGGTCGGCACGGGACGCTATCCCGTCGAAGAGCTGCAATACGCCAACCCGGACGCCTGCCTGGCGGATCTGACCGACACGGACGAAGTGATCGATATTTTACAGTCTATTTAGCCCAAGAGGGGGTGCAATGAACTATCGCGAGATCGGTAAAACCGGCATCAAGATTTCTGAAATCGGCTTTGGCTGCGGCAACAACGCGGTCTTGATGGTCAAAGCGCCCTATGAAGAACAGGTGAAAGTGGTGCGCCGCGCCGTCGCGGCGGGGATCAATTTTTTCGATACGGCTTTTGCTTACGGCTTGGGCAAATCGGAAGAGAACCTCGGCCGCGTGCTCAAAGACGTCGGCGTCAATCCGGTGATCTCGACCAAGATTCGCCTCGAAGCGGACTGCGTCGGCGACGTCAAAGCGGCGACTATCCGCGCCGTCGAAGCGGGGCTGGAGCGCCTTGGCCGGGAGCGGGTCGATTTTGTCCAGTTGCACACGCGCGTGACCAAGCAGCGTGGCCTGGGCAAGCGGTTCAGCCTGGCGCCGATGGACGTGCTCGGCAGAGGCGGCGTGATCGACGGGCTCAAGGCCATGCGCGATCGCGGCAAAGTCGGTTTCTTTGGCTTTAGCGGTTTGGGCGAAACCAAGGCGCTGCACGAGCTGGTCGACAGCGGCGAGTTTCATGGCTTTCAATGTTACTACAATCTACTTAACCCGAGCGCCGGCCATGGCGTGCCGGCGAATTTCACGGCGCAGGACTATACGTTGATCCTCGACCGCGCTGCGGCGAAAGGCATGGGCGCATTTGCCATTCGCATTCTTGCGGCCGGTGCGCTTACATCCGATCCCAGCGCGGGCGGCGGCAGCAGCCCGGAGCCCTTGTCGCCAGGGTCGGACTATCCCCTGGAATTGCAGCGAACTGAAAAAGTGAAGGCGGCTTTGGGTGTGGCCGGCAAAGAGCTCACGCAAGCAGCGATCCGCTTTGGCCTGATGAATGCGAAGATGTCCAGCGTGCTCGTCGGTTTTTCCAATCCTACTCACGTGGACGAAGCGGTGGCTTGTCCAGATACGCCAGCCCTGTCGGCTGAGCAGATGGCGAAGATGCGCCAGCTGTGGGATACAGATTTCGGCAACTGATTCATTCAGGTAGAAGGATGACGCCATGGCTTTGTTTTTTCACTCCGACGACGTCGATCAGCTGATTCCGACCGGCGAAGCGGTCGCAATCACCGAGAGCGCGCTGCGCGATATGATTTCGCCCAACGGCGTGTGCGCGCCGCGCAAGCGCTTGAACCTACACCGCAAGGTGGCCGAGGGCACCTTCGATACGGTGCTGAATATTTATGCCGGCGGCTCGGCCAACTTTGGCGCGGTCGGCGCGCAGGTGGCGCTGCACCGCAAAGCGATCTCGGGGACGACGCAGCAGCGGCCGCCCTTCAATCCCGATCAGACCGAACTAGCGTTGATCTACGATTCGGACAATGGCTCGCTGCTCGGTGTCATGGCACACCGGCCGCGTGATCGTAGCGGCAAGGCTGACCTGCGCACGCCGGCGACCAGCTTGGCGGGTTTGGATTTGTTTGCACGTAAGGATGCTCGGCGTGTGGGCATCTATGGTTCCGGCCAACAGGCGTGGGCGACGTTTGCCGGCCTCTGTGAGATGCGCAAAATCGAAAGCGCGAAAGTGTTCAGCCCGACGCCGGCACACCGCGAAGGCTTCGCCAAAAAAATCAGCCTTGCCACCGGCGTGACCGTGAAGCCAGTCGACAAGCCGGAATTGGCCGCAAAAGACGTCGACATCATTCTCTGCATGACCAACACCAACGTGCCGGTGATCGATGGCGCGTGGTTGGAAGAAGGCCAGTACATTATCTCAGTCATCGGCAGCAACATCGAGCTGGTCAAAAGCGGCAACTTGGACAAGCCGCGCCGCGAGGTCGACGATGCGACGCTCAGGCGCTGCGATTTTGTCGTTGCGTTGTCGAAGGCGCAGGCCATCGACTCGCAGCAAGGCGATATCTACTGGCCGGTGCAAGACGGCGTCATTACCTGGGACAAGGTCGTCGAAATTTCCGACGTGCTCGCTGGCAAGGTTCAAAGCAGGACCAACGACAAACAGATCATTCTCTACAAAAATCAGGGCGGTCAGGGAATTATCGATATCGCGCTGGCGAAGAAATGCTACGAACTGGCGAAACAGCACGGCAAGGGTTACGAGATGAAAATCGAGCCACGCCTGAACTGGTGGGTGCAAGGGGGAAGGGCGGAGACGTGGTGAAAACAAGTATGAAGGATGAAAGCGGAATTATGAAGCGGACTGAGAAAACTATGTTGGCGGGTGTGACTGCAGCGGCGCTGCTCATCGTGATGGGTATTGCGCGGTCTGTCCAGGCCCAGGGTGAGCCGTTTTACAAAGGCAAGAACGTGCGCATTATCGTCGGCGCGTCCGCCGGCGGGTTTTACGATCGCTGGGCGCGACTGTTGGCACGCTTTATTCCAAGATATCTGCCCGGTAATCCGTCGATGATTGTCCAGACCATGCCGGGCGCGGGGTCACTGGTTGCGACGAATTATGTTTACGGTATTGCCAAGCCCGATGGGCTGACGCTTTTGATGCCGAACAGCAATACTTATTTAGAACAGCTCTCCGGCCACAAAGAGGTGCGCTTCGATCTGCGCAAGATGGCGATCATCGGCTCGCAGGAAAAGAATTTCATGCTGCTCTACATGCGCGCCGATGCGCCGTACAAGACCATCAGCGACATCGTCAATGCCAAGGAGCCGCCCAAGTGCGGCAGCTCTGGGGTGTCGAGCGCTGGCTACGTTCTCGACCGAGTGCTTGAAATCGCGCTCAATGCCAAGATCAGCACGGTCATGGGCTACCCCGGTGGCAACGAGATCGACCTCGCTGTCGAAAAGGGCGAGATTCATTGCCGCGGCAACACGATCAATCCTCACTTTGGCCGCGAGCCGTTCGACAGTTGGCACAAAAAGGGTTTTGACCGCCATCTGGTGCAGTCCGGCAAAAAGCGTGATCCGCTGGTGCCGGAGGCGCCGACGATTTACGAATTGATGGACCAAGCCAAGACTCCCGAGACCAATCGTCGAGTCGCGCGCGTGCTGCTCGACGGCGCCGAGTTCGGCCGCTGGATGCTCGTAACGCCGGGCACACCGCCCGA
It contains:
- a CDS encoding ornithine cyclodeaminase family protein; its protein translation is MALFFHSDDVDQLIPTGEAVAITESALRDMISPNGVCAPRKRLNLHRKVAEGTFDTVLNIYAGGSANFGAVGAQVALHRKAISGTTQQRPPFNPDQTELALIYDSDNGSLLGVMAHRPRDRSGKADLRTPATSLAGLDLFARKDARRVGIYGSGQQAWATFAGLCEMRKIESAKVFSPTPAHREGFAKKISLATGVTVKPVDKPELAAKDVDIILCMTNTNVPVIDGAWLEEGQYIISVIGSNIELVKSGNLDKPRREVDDATLRRCDFVVALSKAQAIDSQQGDIYWPVQDGVITWDKVVEISDVLAGKVQSRTNDKQIILYKNQGGQGIIDIALAKKCYELAKQHGKGYEMKIEPRLNWWVQGGRAETW
- a CDS encoding aldo/keto reductase, whose protein sequence is MNYREIGKTGIKISEIGFGCGNNAVLMVKAPYEEQVKVVRRAVAAGINFFDTAFAYGLGKSEENLGRVLKDVGVNPVISTKIRLEADCVGDVKAATIRAVEAGLERLGRERVDFVQLHTRVTKQRGLGKRFSLAPMDVLGRGGVIDGLKAMRDRGKVGFFGFSGLGETKALHELVDSGEFHGFQCYYNLLNPSAGHGVPANFTAQDYTLILDRAAAKGMGAFAIRILAAGALTSDPSAGGGSSPEPLSPGSDYPLELQRTEKVKAALGVAGKELTQAAIRFGLMNAKMSSVLVGFSNPTHVDEAVACPDTPALSAEQMAKMRQLWDTDFGN